The Oceanispirochaeta sp. genome contains the following window.
CGATTACCAGGGATTTTTATGACAGGATGATCCGCACCGGGAGTACCGATTTTTGAAGGGAATATCCCTGAAACCAGCTCGCTTGAGTAAAGGATATGTGCCTCCCCGCTTCCACGACTCAGCCCGGATGATCATGAACCTGACTGCCCGAAGCTACCTGAAAAACAATGAGCATCTGAACAGTATCCGTCTATTGAATCCTGAGCCTTTCTGTCATGCACTGAAGGATCATCAGGAAGGAAAATACAGGCTCATACTGCTTTTTCGTCACTGCGAAAAGGCAGATGCTCCGGCACTGATGTATGCCATCAGCAGGCTGGCATTCCGGGAAGGTAAGAAGATCGGGGTTCGTTTTACCCGAAAGCCTCATGCCCACTTTCTCTACGGTAAGGATGTTCCCAATTGGGCAAGGCCTATGGCCGGCTGGATCTTCCCCCGGCTGGGTTTTATTCCCGTCACAAACAGAGGACTCTGCCGGGAATCCATTGACGACATCCGTAAGGCTCTCAAGGAGTCCCCCTACCCCCTGGCCCTGGCACCGGAAGGTCAGGTGACATATCATTCTCATAGGACTTTTGACCTGGAAAGCGGCATTCTGCATATGGCAGAATGGGCGGAAGAACATGGACCGGTCCGTCTCCTTCCCATCTCCCTGGCCTACGATTATGGAGATCAGAAGGGTCAAGTCCTGGACAAAGTGCGCCAAAAATGGATGAAAGAGACCGGGATGCCGCTGAAAGAATCATCCGAGGCCTATGCCTTTCTTATAGATATGACTGAAAAGACGGTGTCTCTTCTGGAACACAGCTTTCCCACAGGCCTG
Protein-coding sequences here:
- a CDS encoding 1-acyl-sn-glycerol-3-phosphate acyltransferase gives rise to the protein MKGISLKPARLSKGYVPPRFHDSARMIMNLTARSYLKNNEHLNSIRLLNPEPFCHALKDHQEGKYRLILLFRHCEKADAPALMYAISRLAFREGKKIGVRFTRKPHAHFLYGKDVPNWARPMAGWIFPRLGFIPVTNRGLCRESIDDIRKALKESPYPLALAPEGQVTYHSHRTFDLESGILHMAEWAEEHGPVRLLPISLAYDYGDQKGQVLDKVRQKWMKETGMPLKESSEAYAFLIDMTEKTVSLLEHSFPTGLETKKESLDERIYALNDSILKEAERMAHIRKSGSFLDRIFQLRYKGVDTLYPETRNPAGFTPWEKSDSDYECTKAAAYIRCSQIADVLEYVHTGYIMDAPLNNRHCEYALNLLDVVNR